One part of the Candidatus Zixiibacteriota bacterium genome encodes these proteins:
- a CDS encoding ParB/RepB/Spo0J family partition protein: MEYIAETKEIEIGQLIMRYGHIRVHRPEIASSLMNSVERCGQIIPVITVKESDLSFVLIDGYLRVAALKRCGKDTVAAEIWQCNEQNALIRVLMKNQERRWEPLEEALLIKELLGQHNISQAKIAQLMGRNQSWISRRIALVHALPDEILGLVQKGRISTWAATRVLAPMARAIPDHAKALAENLIKEPISTRDLMELYHHYQRSNRKRRERIVKNPHFFLKALHAAEQENQATILKQGPEGKWLKDLRLARHIFSRLTQNVPILFYEGQERLERRALLTAFEDTRKAFLALEQEIRSYDSHENCRDKRDYPDTAYEGGYNQRDQPYPQHLQEHCETGPEGKGEQPVSNLLPLRGDQTHHPGVVQTLPG, encoded by the coding sequence ATGGAATACATCGCAGAAACAAAGGAGATAGAGATTGGCCAACTTATCATGAGGTATGGACATATCAGGGTCCACAGGCCTGAGATCGCCTCATCTCTTATGAACTCAGTAGAGCGTTGCGGCCAAATCATACCGGTGATTACTGTAAAGGAAAGCGATCTTTCATTTGTCCTTATTGACGGATACCTGAGGGTGGCCGCTCTCAAACGGTGCGGGAAAGATACGGTGGCGGCAGAGATCTGGCAGTGCAACGAACAAAATGCCTTGATTCGGGTCCTTATGAAGAACCAGGAACGGAGATGGGAACCATTGGAAGAGGCGCTCCTGATTAAGGAGCTATTGGGACAGCATAATATCTCTCAAGCTAAGATAGCTCAGCTCATGGGGCGAAACCAGAGTTGGATATCCCGTCGCATTGCCCTTGTTCATGCATTGCCCGATGAGATCCTGGGATTAGTTCAAAAGGGACGTATATCCACATGGGCGGCAACGAGGGTCCTGGCGCCTATGGCGCGCGCCATACCGGATCATGCAAAGGCCCTGGCAGAAAACCTTATAAAAGAGCCCATCTCCACCCGCGATCTCATGGAACTATACCATCACTATCAGAGATCAAACCGCAAACGCAGAGAGAGAATAGTAAAAAATCCTCATTTTTTCCTGAAAGCGCTCCATGCGGCGGAACAAGAAAATCAAGCCACAATCCTCAAACAAGGGCCAGAGGGCAAATGGCTTAAGGATTTGAGATTGGCAAGGCATATCTTTTCGAGGCTTACACAAAACGTTCCTATCCTTTTTTATGAAGGACAGGAGAGGCTTGAGCGCCGCGCATTGCTCACGGCCTTTGAGGATACCAGGAAGGCCTTTTTGGCCCTGGAACAGGAAATCAGGAGTTATGACAGCCATGAAAACTGCCGAGACAAAAGAGACTATCCTGACACTGCATATGAAGGGGGTTACAATCAGAGAGATCAGCCGTATCCTCAACATCTCCAGGAACACTGTGAAACGGGTCCTGAGGGGAAAGGGGAACAGCCCGTCTCAAACCTCCTCCCCTTACGAGGAGATCAAACCCATCATCCTGGAGTTGTTCAAACCCTGCCGGGGTAA
- the istB gene encoding IS21-like element helper ATPase IstB, with protein sequence MREKIYQLLMDLRLRGMANVLDQELSRAEKTGTPVSEVIYRILMEEHAYRQERSLNYRLKQAKIPWDWTLKTFPFDKQPGVNRAQLLELSHLSFIDRVENIVFIGNPGTGKSGLAIGLLRQALISGYRGRFYNAQDLLDELYASLADRTTPKLINRLCRYDLLVIDELGYLTLKPEQVNAFFKLMGERYGNKSTIITTNLDYPEWYDLFKRKSLVEALLDRLKHHCITISINGPSLRTPDGQQKPFKDP encoded by the coding sequence GTGCGTGAAAAAATCTATCAGTTGCTCATGGATCTACGTCTCAGGGGTATGGCAAACGTCCTGGATCAGGAACTCTCAAGGGCGGAAAAAACCGGAACCCCCGTCTCAGAGGTCATTTATCGTATCCTCATGGAAGAGCATGCCTACCGGCAGGAACGCAGCCTCAATTACCGTCTGAAACAGGCTAAAATCCCATGGGACTGGACTCTCAAGACCTTCCCTTTTGATAAACAGCCAGGGGTTAACAGGGCTCAACTCCTGGAACTGTCTCACCTTTCATTCATCGACAGGGTGGAAAACATCGTCTTTATCGGCAACCCCGGAACAGGTAAATCCGGTTTGGCCATAGGACTCTTACGCCAGGCATTAATCTCCGGATACCGGGGGCGCTTCTACAACGCACAGGATCTCCTTGATGAACTCTATGCCTCCCTCGCTGATCGCACTACTCCGAAACTCATCAATCGCCTCTGTCGTTACGATTTATTAGTCATCGACGAGCTCGGTTACTTAACCCTCAAACCGGAACAGGTCAATGCCTTCTTCAAGTTGATGGGTGAACGATATGGAAATAAATCAACCATCATTACTACCAATCTCGACTACCCGGAATGGTATGATCTCTTCAAACGTAAATCCCTTGTAGAGGCCCTGCTTGATCGTCTTAAGCACCACTGTATTACCATCAGTATCAATGGCCCTTCACTCAGGACGCCCGATGGTCAACAAAAACCATTTAAAGATCCCTGA